A single genomic interval of Fructobacillus americanaquae harbors:
- a CDS encoding helix-turn-helix domain-containing protein, producing MIGYLRNEKGLSMAKLSLMLRKTDGFSKTIGSANISQYKNDNREPKLETLEKLAKFYGVTPAYLAGWEE from the coding sequence ATGATTGGTTACTTAAGAAATGAAAAAGGTCTTTCAATGGCTAAGTTGTCATTGATGTTAAGAAAGACTGATGGATTTTCTAAAACGATTGGATCGGCTAACATTTCGCAATATAAAAATGACAACCGTGAACCAAAATTAGAAACTTTGGAAAAGTTAGCTAAATTCTATGGAGTCACACCAGCATATCTAGCGGGATGGGAGGAATAA
- a CDS encoding VRR-NUC domain-containing protein: MKPEQRLQSQITTFLRQNDYFIIKTQSGPGTDIGTPDIITIDKHGKFLGLEIKRPDGQGTVSAEQKAVGAQIKRNGGLWYVIDSFTRFLEVIDDVEKLF; encoded by the coding sequence ATGAAGCCTGAACAACGTTTGCAATCACAAATCACCACATTTCTAAGACAAAACGATTACTTCATCATTAAGACACAATCTGGTCCCGGTACTGATATTGGAACACCAGACATTATCACGATTGATAAGCACGGCAAGTTCCTAGGATTGGAAATTAAGCGACCAGACGGACAAGGTACAGTATCGGCCGAACAGAAAGCGGTCGGTGCTCAAATTAAGCGAAACGGTGGTCTATGGTATGTGATTGATAGCTTTACAAGATTTTTGGAGGTTATCGATGACGTCGAAAAACTCTTTTAG
- a CDS encoding AAA family ATPase, with protein MIKVSKFQEIKLQKPDPQAIVVYGEPMAGKTTFAGKANKPLFLSFDGNADNAGYNAVRPKSFQDVMDVIEQAPEAGYKTVVIDTAEDMANMLELEVLENHNANSLKEAGDYGAGFGEFNKAFSNIINALTTSDLTVYYLLRANMDDEEGLVIVLKPKLFNVIGGYSDALIEINNKHEAKWKKRRYEWDDSKLPAPLNTVVDKNKKSAQALESMGL; from the coding sequence ATGATTAAGGTATCAAAGTTTCAAGAAATCAAGTTACAAAAGCCTGACCCACAAGCCATTGTAGTTTATGGCGAACCAATGGCTGGTAAGACGACCTTTGCCGGTAAAGCTAACAAGCCACTCTTCCTATCATTTGATGGGAATGCCGACAACGCCGGATATAACGCTGTTCGTCCGAAGTCATTCCAAGATGTGATGGACGTTATCGAACAAGCACCAGAAGCTGGCTACAAAACAGTTGTAATTGATACGGCTGAAGATATGGCCAACATGTTGGAATTGGAAGTCTTGGAAAATCACAACGCCAATTCACTTAAAGAAGCGGGTGACTATGGTGCAGGATTTGGGGAATTTAACAAAGCGTTTAGCAATATCATCAACGCACTCACCACTTCAGATTTGACTGTCTATTACTTGTTGCGTGCCAACATGGACGATGAAGAAGGCTTGGTTATCGTGTTAAAGCCGAAGTTGTTCAATGTTATCGGTGGGTATTCCGACGCACTCATCGAGATCAACAACAAGCACGAAGCGAAGTGGAAGAAGCGCCGGTACGAATGGGACGACAGCAAGTTGCCTGCACCACTGAACACAGTCGTTGACAAGAACAAGAAATCAGCACAAGCCCTGGAATCAATGGGACTTTAA
- a CDS encoding DNA helicase: MTSKNSFRLYEAQANQLAKSKPNYYYVMKMGTGKTVVGLSHVMKHYPSSDVIVVAPRQVVKAKSWEKDAELVGFKNDMQVITTDGVKKLSNADVIDKVLIVDEAHKFKNTSGRSEKLRTLTKCCAGFVFLSGTPTNGKLDDLEMYALYFGHVPTKKQFKDLYKVAEHPGWSKFPIWKVGKNTNQLTEWFKSITSDVVTLDEITELPDINEHVISFKPDREYKKTKMSYKKDDKVIFANPTARRIYQRQNQNNKAKLDWLESVKESYGDEKTLIFYTYDNELQLLDEALKDFKVGHVNGHEYDSQGDFILIQTTAGSGMTLNEYKHAIWWSLPDSFIDFDQSKYRNYRIGQESKITRDYLVVHGTIDDAIWNSLEMKESFNSEMFED; this comes from the coding sequence ATGACGTCGAAAAACTCTTTTAGATTGTATGAAGCACAGGCCAATCAGTTAGCAAAGTCAAAACCTAACTACTACTACGTGATGAAAATGGGGACAGGGAAGACCGTTGTTGGTTTATCCCATGTAATGAAGCACTACCCATCGTCTGACGTTATTGTAGTGGCACCACGTCAAGTTGTAAAAGCTAAGTCGTGGGAGAAGGACGCCGAGTTGGTTGGGTTTAAAAATGACATGCAGGTCATCACGACTGATGGTGTGAAGAAGCTAAGCAACGCTGATGTGATAGATAAGGTATTGATCGTTGACGAGGCTCACAAGTTCAAAAACACATCAGGTCGTTCTGAAAAGTTACGAACACTGACTAAGTGCTGTGCGGGTTTTGTTTTTCTGTCAGGCACACCCACGAATGGAAAACTAGACGATTTGGAAATGTATGCCCTGTACTTTGGCCATGTTCCGACTAAGAAGCAGTTCAAGGACTTGTACAAGGTAGCGGAACACCCCGGTTGGTCTAAGTTCCCAATTTGGAAAGTCGGTAAAAACACGAACCAATTAACAGAGTGGTTTAAGTCCATCACGTCTGATGTCGTCACGCTTGATGAAATCACTGAACTGCCAGATATTAATGAACACGTTATCAGTTTTAAGCCAGACCGTGAGTACAAAAAGACCAAGATGTCTTACAAGAAGGATGACAAGGTTATCTTTGCCAATCCAACTGCACGCCGTATCTACCAACGTCAAAATCAGAACAACAAAGCCAAACTCGATTGGCTTGAAAGCGTTAAAGAGTCATACGGTGATGAGAAAACACTTATCTTCTACACCTATGATAATGAGCTGCAACTGTTAGACGAGGCGTTGAAAGATTTCAAGGTCGGCCACGTTAACGGTCATGAGTATGACAGTCAAGGCGATTTTATCCTGATCCAAACAACGGCTGGTTCGGGGATGACATTGAACGAGTATAAACACGCCATCTGGTGGTCGTTGCCTGATAGTTTTATCGATTTTGACCAGTCGAAATATCGGAACTATCGAATTGGACAAGAAAGCAAAATCACACGAGATTACTTGGTTGTTCACGGGACGATTGACGACGCTATCTGGAACTCACTAGAGATGAAAGAAAGCTTTAATTCGGAAATGTTCGAGGACTAG
- a CDS encoding helix-turn-helix transcriptional regulator — protein sequence MSNRLKELRKEKGVSQKYVADFLGLTKQAVQRYESGLSTPKLETWQKLAEFFDVSVLKLIGDDEQPEVELKNDVPTEVIYKGKKYKVITNE from the coding sequence ATGTCTAACAGATTAAAAGAACTCCGAAAAGAAAAAGGCGTGTCACAAAAATACGTTGCCGATTTTCTAGGATTAACTAAGCAAGCTGTACAACGTTATGAATCTGGATTAAGCACACCTAAATTAGAAACATGGCAAAAACTTGCCGAATTCTTCGACGTGTCTGTTTTAAAACTAATTGGCGATGATGAACAACCTGAAGTTGAGTTAAAAAACGATGTACCAACAGAAGTTATATACAAAGGTAAAAAGTACAAGGTGATTACAAATGAATAA
- a CDS encoding PD-(D/E)XK nuclease-like domain-containing protein — protein sequence MSPTRAFKFSKNPLRAYHDYTGEHPWWEGSKDALLFGTIVHNVAEGRDKTQDISEEDKDLLISKAGKTKGQLKKAYVDAEVIGNHLRDYVLTFSALPFGQAEYEVEINEETETGQGVQFTATGRADMLTKKAVFDFKTVAPMDFDGFIEYGSFRDNRQEEYKKQIAYYAFMFDKKEAHLIYIKKDPDKPFIYDFKMDHDEILRYANEMADEIEQAVHYVDCPDNLEAINDGSQWAYEQFGGVIDV from the coding sequence ATGAGCCCCACAAGGGCTTTCAAGTTTAGCAAAAACCCACTTCGTGCTTACCACGATTACACTGGCGAGCATCCATGGTGGGAAGGAAGTAAGGACGCACTGTTATTTGGGACAATCGTCCACAACGTTGCGGAAGGTCGTGACAAGACACAAGATATATCGGAAGAAGACAAAGACTTGCTGATTAGTAAAGCAGGCAAAACGAAAGGGCAACTCAAGAAAGCATACGTTGATGCCGAAGTTATTGGTAATCATTTGCGAGATTACGTCTTGACATTTAGTGCTTTGCCGTTTGGTCAGGCTGAATATGAAGTTGAAATCAATGAAGAAACCGAAACAGGTCAAGGGGTGCAATTTACTGCCACTGGTCGAGCGGACATGCTAACCAAAAAAGCAGTGTTTGATTTTAAGACAGTCGCACCAATGGACTTCGATGGTTTTATTGAGTATGGATCGTTCCGTGACAATCGGCAAGAAGAGTACAAGAAACAAATTGCTTACTATGCTTTCATGTTCGATAAGAAAGAGGCCCACTTAATTTACATCAAGAAGGACCCAGATAAGCCGTTTATCTACGACTTCAAAATGGACCATGACGAGATTTTACGATACGCCAACGAGATGGCGGATGAAATTGAACAGGCAGTTCATTACGTTGACTGTCCAGACAATCTCGAAGCAATCAATGATGGAAGCCAATGGGCTTATGAACAATTTGGGGGCGTGATTGATGTCTAA
- a CDS encoding helix-turn-helix domain-containing protein — MKVLTSTFVDALTIKQARERLNYGQLSEKTGVNSVTISRIINRKVDTAQERTFDKLNDWLLKK, encoded by the coding sequence ATGAAAGTCTTAACGAGTACATTTGTTGATGCCTTAACAATTAAACAGGCAAGAGAGCGCCTAAACTATGGTCAATTATCAGAAAAGACCGGAGTTAATAGCGTGACTATCTCGCGAATTATTAACCGCAAGGTAGATACAGCTCAAGAACGTACGTTCGATAAGCTAAATGATTGGTTACTTAAGAAATGA